In Hemicordylus capensis ecotype Gifberg chromosome 13, rHemCap1.1.pri, whole genome shotgun sequence, a single window of DNA contains:
- the SSTR5 gene encoding somatostatin receptor type 5: MDPLYFSTTFGMEAVSPDVNFSFLANASNKTFPEFLASSSIRSVFIPVIYLLVCAIGLSGNTLVIYVVLRYAKMKTVTNIYILNLAVADVLFMLGLPFLATQNAISYWPFGSFLCRLVMALDGINQFTSIFCLTVMSLDRYLAVVHPIKSTKWRRPRVAKLISMAVWTVSFLVVLPMIIFADVQETFQTCNMSWPEPVEIWSAVFIIYTSVLGFFGPLLVICLCYLLIIIKVKSSGIRVGSTRRRRSERKVTKMVVIIVVVFVFCWLPFYIVNIINLIFILPEEPVLFGIFCFVVILSYANSCANPILYGFLSDNFRQSFRKVLCLRKGNGIEDGDPTEHQQEKSSHLQQEALLLQRSVESNGHMQTSKV, translated from the coding sequence ATGGATCCCTTGTATTTTTCTACCACGTTTGGCATGGAAGCAGTTTCTCCAGATGTTAACTTTTCCTTTCTGGCAAACGCAAGTAACAAGACCTTCCCGGAATTCCTGGCATCTTCCAGCATCCGCTCTGTCTTCATTCCCGTCATTTACCTCTTGGTTTGTGCCATTGGACTGAGTGGGAACACCTTGGTCATTTACGTGGTTTTGCGTTATGCCAAGATGAAGACCGTCACCAACATTTACATCTTAAATCTTGCCGTTGCAGATGTGCTCTTCATGCTTGGCTTGCCGTTCCTTGCGACCCAGAACGCCATCTCCTACTGGCCTTTTGGATCCTTCTTATGTCGATTAGTGATGGCTTTAGATGGCATCAACCAATTCACCAGTATTTTTTGCCTGACTGTCATGAGCTTGGACCGCTACCTTGCTGTGGTCCACCCCATCAAGTCCACCAAATGGCGTCGACCAAGAGTCGCCAAGCTGATCAGCATGGCGGTTTGGACTGTCTCCTTTCTGGTTGTGCTCCCCATGATTATTTTCGCCGACGTCCAAGAAACTTTCCAGACATGCAACATGAGCTGGCCTGAACCTGTGGAGATATGGTCTGCAGTGTTCATCATTTATACGTCTGTGTTGGGGTTCTTTGGACCTCTGTTGGTGATCTGTCTCTGCTACTTGCTGATCATAATTAAAGTCAAGTCATCTGGAATCCGCGTCGGCTCTACAAGACGCCGGCGGTCAGAGAGGAAAGTGACCAAGATGGTGGTCATAATTGTGGTTGTCTTTGTCTTCTGTTGGCTCCCTTTCTACATCGTGAACATTATCAATTTGATATTCATATTACCGGAGGAACCAGTCTTATTTGGCATCTTCTGCTTTGTGGTGATTCTGTCCTACGCCAACAGCTGTGCAAACCCCATTCTGTACGGATTTCTTTCCGACAACTTCAGGCAGAGCTTTCGAAAGGTCTTGTGCCTCCGTAAAGGCAATGGCATTGAAGATGGTGATCCAACTGAACACCAGCAAGAGAAGAGCAGTCATTTGCAGCAAGAAGCTCTGTTACTCCAGAGAAGCGTGGAATCCAATGGACATATGCAAACCAGTAAGGTGTAG